The Carnobacterium mobile DSM 4848 genome includes a window with the following:
- a CDS encoding dihydrolipoyl dehydrogenase family protein, with protein MEKTFDVVIIGSGVGGTAVANGLAAAGKKVAVVENDLWGGTCPNRGCDPKKVLVSAVEAKDAVTQLAGKGFSVTPQVNWPELMTFKETFTKPVPKTSHESLQSAGVETYAGSAQFTDEKTLQVNGDKLTAERFVIATGAKPSILPIEGKEHFLTSNDFLSLPEMPATLTFVGGGYIAFELAAIANAAGAEVHLIHHNDRPLKAFDADYVKEIVHQLETKGITFHFNIDIKKIEKKADSFILTDEKEFELTTDLVFCSTGRVPNIDELNLEKAGVSFDKKGIQVNAYLQTSNAAIFACGDVLSKSQAKLTPVSTFEGSYLVQYLTGETTEKIAYPSIPTTIFSSPKLAQTGITAAKASEQEEDYDISDIDATSWFSYHRVNEPVSKIKVITERKTGLLVGATCINKRADDLINFLSILIDQKTQAEDVAQLILTYPTIANDLTSIYA; from the coding sequence ATGGAAAAAACATTTGATGTAGTGATTATCGGCAGCGGTGTTGGCGGAACAGCGGTAGCAAATGGGCTGGCAGCAGCTGGAAAAAAGGTAGCTGTCGTAGAAAATGACTTATGGGGCGGTACTTGTCCCAATCGTGGTTGTGACCCTAAAAAAGTATTAGTCTCCGCTGTAGAAGCTAAAGATGCAGTCACTCAATTAGCCGGTAAAGGCTTTTCTGTTACTCCTCAAGTCAATTGGCCTGAACTAATGACATTTAAAGAAACGTTTACCAAGCCAGTGCCCAAAACTAGCCATGAAAGTTTGCAGTCAGCAGGGGTAGAAACCTATGCGGGCAGTGCTCAGTTTACGGATGAAAAAACACTTCAAGTAAATGGAGATAAATTGACAGCGGAACGCTTTGTTATTGCTACGGGTGCTAAACCCTCTATTTTACCGATTGAAGGAAAAGAGCACTTTTTAACCAGTAATGATTTTTTATCTTTACCTGAAATGCCTGCAACCCTTACTTTTGTCGGTGGCGGGTATATTGCTTTTGAATTGGCAGCTATCGCCAATGCTGCAGGAGCTGAAGTTCATTTGATTCATCACAACGATCGTCCGCTGAAAGCTTTTGATGCAGATTATGTAAAAGAAATCGTACATCAATTGGAAACAAAAGGCATAACATTTCATTTCAACATCGACATTAAAAAAATTGAGAAAAAAGCTGATTCTTTCATTTTAACAGATGAAAAAGAGTTTGAACTGACCACTGATCTAGTATTTTGTTCAACTGGCCGGGTACCAAATATAGACGAGTTAAATTTAGAAAAAGCGGGAGTATCATTTGATAAAAAAGGCATCCAAGTCAATGCGTATTTGCAAACCAGCAATGCGGCTATTTTTGCTTGCGGTGATGTATTGTCAAAATCCCAAGCCAAATTGACCCCGGTTTCTACTTTTGAAGGAAGTTATTTGGTTCAATATTTGACAGGGGAAACAACAGAAAAAATTGCTTATCCAAGTATTCCAACCACCATCTTTTCCAGCCCTAAATTAGCACAAACTGGAATAACCGCTGCAAAAGCATCTGAACAAGAAGAGGATTATGACATTTCGGATATTGATGCAACGTCTTGGTTCAGCTACCATCGGGTGAACGAACCCGTTTCGAAAATCAAAGTCATTACAGAACGTAAAACAGGATTATTAGTCGGTGCAACTTGCATCAATAAAAGAGCAGACGATTTAATCAATTTCTTGAGTATCTTGATCGATCAAAAAACACAAGCAGAGGATGTAGCACAGTTGATCTTGACTTACCCAACCATTGCCAACGACTTAACGTCGATTTATGCTTAG